The sequence CGATGATTCTCATTTGTATCGTGCATCGCTGGTTGATCGCCCCCTCATCCGCCCTTCGGGCACCTTCTCCCCCTAAAGGGGGCGAAGGGACATGATGTGCGTGAACATGAAAGATGCATTGGCTACTACCCCATCTGTACCAAAACTCTTTGAGCAATAAATCCCGCATCCCCCGCAACCCAGACGTGCACGTCTGGGCCATCCCCTTCCACTCAACGGTCGGGCCCCGTTTGAGGCGCGTTACAACGGGGCCATCAGATGTTTCTCGAGCAGCATCTCGGCGACTCTGCGAGCGATCGCGCAGGCGTCGACGTCGGGGGCGACCTGATGGGTGATCAAGGCCCCTTCAATAAGCATGTCGATTTCCTGAGCCAACGCCAGTGGACTGGCTGCGCCGGCCCGTTCCGCCAGATCTTCCAGCAGCGCGACCGAGTCGGCCTTCGCATTCCTTGCCGAACGATGGGCGGGATGATGTGGCTGGGGAAACTCAACGGCTGCGTTGATGTAGATGCAGCCGTGATAGTCGGGATCGTGGATGATTTCGTCGACTACGTCGAACATCGCGAGGATCTGTCCCCGTGGATCGGGACCTGCCGCTTTCAAAAGACGATCGCGCAGTTCGGTGCTCCACCAGCGATGATGTTCGTCAATCACCGCGACGATCAGATCATCTTTGCTTTCGAAGTGATTGTAGAACGTCTGCTTGGAGCAGCCGACTTCGTTCAACAGGCGATCGAGTCCCACCGCGAGAAAGCCTTCCCGATAGAAGATCTCGTGACCGGCCTGGATCAGCTTTTCCCGTGTTGTCAGTGAAGGCATGCGCGGATCTCCCGAACTCGATCAGACCGGATCGAACTGGACTACAAGTCAAGCGAACTGGACCACAAGTAAATTGTCCGCTCTTTCGGGCGGTCGTAAGCTTCCTCCGTCGCCGGAATAGAAGTGGACGGCCGCCCTTCGTTCGCAGGCCATTTTAACTCTGACGCCTGACATAGCCGAAAGGATTATCTCATGTCGACCGTGACTTCCTCCATTTCGTCGCTCAGTGAAAGCACTGAGTTCGACACCAACCGTTCTGAAGAGTTCGGCCAGCGAATGGTCGGAATGCTCAACGAAGCCGCCCTCAGTTTCATGCTCAGCATTGGGCACCGCAGCGGCTTGCTGGACACGTTGAGACGTTTGAATCGTCCAGCCACCACGCACGAGATCGCCGATGAAGCCGATCTCGATGAACGCTATGTCCGTGAATGGCTCGGAGCCATGGTCACGGGCCGTGTGGTCGACTACGACCCCCACGCGGCGACCTATTTTTTGCCGCAGGAACATGCGGCCTGGCTGACCCGCAAGGCGACGCCCAATAACCTGGCAGGAGTGATGCAGTTCATGTCCATGTTCGGAAAGATTGAAGACGATGTCCTCGAATGCTTCCACCACGGTGGCGGCGTTCCCTATGAACGATTTGATCGCTTCCATGAAGTCATGGCCGAAGAATCGTTCCAGACCGTGGTCGCCGCCCTCGATGATTACATTCTCCCGCTCATCGAGGGATTGACCGAATCGCTGACGCGAGGCATCGATGTTGTCGATGTGGGCTGTGGTCGCGGGATGGCGCTCACGCATCTGGCGAAGAAGTTTCCCAACTCTCGATTCGTGGGGTACGACTTCTCCGCCGAAGCCATCGCCTGGGCGAACAATGAAGCGGAGTGTGCCGGATTGACGAACATTCGGTTTGAGGTTCAAGACGCGGCTCGCCTGACCGACGAACAGCGGTTCGACCTCGTGCTTGCCTTCGATGCGATCCACGATCAGATCGATCCGCATGGAATGCTCGCCGGAATCGCCAGGGCCCTTAAGGACGACGGCGTCTTCCTTGCCCAGGACATCCGTTCGTCGAGCTATGTCGAGAAGAACCTCGACCATCCGGTCGCTCCGTTCCTCTACACCATCTCGATCTCGACAATGCACTGCATGACGGTATCGCTCGCCCATTGCGGCTGCGGGCTGGGAACCTGCTGGGGCGAGGAACTGGCCCTCAAGATGTTCGCCGAAGCCGGTTTCAGCGACGTCGAAGTCCACACCCTCGATCACGACATCATGAATAATTACTACGTGAGCCGTAAACGCTGAGTGGGTCCCGCTGGGGAACCATGCCCACGTTCGCGTGGGCATGGTCTCACTCCGCTATGACTTCGCCCTGTAACTCGTCATCAGATTGCGATAAGCCGGCAGCACGTCTGGGTCATCCCGGTTGATTACCTCGAAGATGCTCGGCAGACCGCTGGAATCGCCCGCTGCTCGGTGTTTTCCCCTAGGGCTTTCCCTGCTTTCTCCCCCGGAAACAGGCATTCTCACTCAACTGCAGTGATCCCCTCTTGATCGTTCTCGAAAGGCTGCGTAAATTCTCCAGCCGATACCTCCGATGCGGTCCGATATGCTCCATCCTCTGAACGTAAGTCGCACGGATGCTGGTGGTTGAGGGATGCATCCCAAGTCAGAGGAGAGTGATGCTGTGGCGCACCAACTTGCTGAGCAAATCCGCGATCTTCGCCCGAGTGATCATGTCTGCATGATCTATGAAAACGCGGAAGAC is a genomic window of Rubinisphaera margarita containing:
- a CDS encoding class I SAM-dependent methyltransferase, whose protein sequence is MSTVTSSISSLSESTEFDTNRSEEFGQRMVGMLNEAALSFMLSIGHRSGLLDTLRRLNRPATTHEIADEADLDERYVREWLGAMVTGRVVDYDPHAATYFLPQEHAAWLTRKATPNNLAGVMQFMSMFGKIEDDVLECFHHGGGVPYERFDRFHEVMAEESFQTVVAALDDYILPLIEGLTESLTRGIDVVDVGCGRGMALTHLAKKFPNSRFVGYDFSAEAIAWANNEAECAGLTNIRFEVQDAARLTDEQRFDLVLAFDAIHDQIDPHGMLAGIARALKDDGVFLAQDIRSSSYVEKNLDHPVAPFLYTISISTMHCMTVSLAHCGCGLGTCWGEELALKMFAEAGFSDVEVHTLDHDIMNNYYVSRKR
- a CDS encoding TetR/AcrR family transcriptional regulator encodes the protein MPSLTTREKLIQAGHEIFYREGFLAVGLDRLLNEVGCSKQTFYNHFESKDDLIVAVIDEHHRWWSTELRDRLLKAAGPDPRGQILAMFDVVDEIIHDPDYHGCIYINAAVEFPQPHHPAHRSARNAKADSVALLEDLAERAGAASPLALAQEIDMLIEGALITHQVAPDVDACAIARRVAEMLLEKHLMAPL